The following proteins are co-located in the Candidatus Zixiibacteriota bacterium genome:
- a CDS encoding polymer-forming cytoskeletal protein: MYNLTWSKLSLPLRFGLYAAVLLTSVLSIVATASAAEFLKGKNVHLTNLHRIDGDVYAGGNDITIDGSIGGDLIATGENITVTGEVSGSAMILSFKLTHTGRTEGSIRMLGDRAVIDGYIGRSILFCGSTLEIRRGAVVRSDVNAYGQSVVLAGTVMGDVTIAATDIDISGQIEGDVDLEVGESIEISPPAVIHGDLTYTCSKELDFSEKSGITVLGEIVRFEPVDPDDEETEETTATAVRFSLLFAAFLFGLILVRLSPTYLSQAFEQLHHRFMKSVGAGLLAAAAAIICLVILALAVALCLVGLLLAANDEVAAGMLLLIFSTLMLPITSFACVSAGLLFYAGKLLPAWLLGYGIIRIFRKTPKLLGKWQLLIGLTILTGFYAAPGGGILFYLAAGIVGSGAIVLSYRETRRRSHLLKPDTTNEPAVVEPPVEPPPD; this comes from the coding sequence ATGTATAATCTGACCTGGAGCAAACTCAGCCTACCACTTCGATTCGGTCTGTATGCGGCGGTGCTATTGACCAGCGTCCTATCGATAGTCGCCACCGCCTCGGCGGCTGAGTTTCTCAAAGGCAAGAATGTCCACCTGACAAATCTACACCGTATCGACGGCGACGTATATGCAGGCGGGAACGACATTACCATCGATGGATCCATTGGTGGCGATCTTATAGCTACCGGCGAAAACATCACCGTCACCGGCGAAGTCTCAGGGTCGGCGATGATCCTGAGTTTCAAACTAACCCATACCGGTCGGACCGAGGGCTCTATCCGCATGTTGGGAGATCGGGCCGTAATTGATGGCTATATCGGACGCTCGATCCTGTTCTGCGGGAGTACATTGGAGATTCGGCGGGGTGCTGTAGTTCGCAGCGATGTCAACGCTTATGGACAGAGCGTGGTACTGGCCGGAACCGTGATGGGCGATGTCACCATTGCAGCAACCGACATAGACATTAGCGGGCAGATCGAAGGCGATGTCGACCTGGAAGTGGGCGAATCTATAGAAATCAGTCCACCGGCGGTTATCCACGGGGATTTGACCTACACTTGTTCAAAGGAACTCGATTTCAGTGAGAAATCCGGGATTACTGTTCTGGGAGAGATTGTGCGGTTTGAGCCGGTGGATCCCGACGATGAAGAAACCGAGGAGACAACGGCCACCGCCGTGCGGTTTTCACTGTTGTTCGCTGCTTTCCTGTTTGGTCTGATACTGGTTCGTTTGTCTCCCACCTACCTTAGCCAGGCTTTCGAGCAGTTACATCATCGTTTCATGAAAAGCGTCGGGGCCGGTCTTTTGGCCGCTGCGGCGGCTATTATATGTTTGGTGATCCTGGCTCTGGCCGTGGCCTTGTGTCTGGTAGGTCTGCTACTGGCTGCCAATGACGAGGTTGCCGCGGGGATGCTTCTGCTGATTTTTTCGACGTTGATGCTCCCGATCACCAGTTTTGCCTGTGTCTCCGCTGGATTACTGTTTTATGCCGGTAAGCTCCTGCCGGCCTGGCTGCTCGGTTATGGCATAATTCGGATATTCAGGAAAACACCAAAGCTATTGGGTAAATGGCAACTGCTGATCGGTCTGACTATTCTCACCGGTTTCTACGCGGCACCCGGCGGCGGTATTTTGTTTTACCTGGCTGCCGGTATCGTCGGGTCCGGCGCAATTGTCCTGTCATACAGAGAGACACGGCGGCGTTCTCATCTTTTGAAACCGGATACAACTAACGAGCCTGCGGTTGTAGAGCCTCCGGTAGAACCACCGCCCGATTAG
- a CDS encoding beta-galactosidase codes for MLGVIGNKFSIGKETYHPFSVEMHYFRIDKRYWSICFERIKRAGFRIISTAVPWNVHQDESKHFDFSGVTDPSKDLIVFLELAREFGFKVILRPGPIVKGQLENGGLPKFVFSDLSTFARDAAGQECKLPNDCGVDGGYLPSYLHKTYQFHIKNFFKNFIEITKNYVHPRGPIFMVELDYETSFGQLLEPDSADFNPDVIAEHYPAFLEELYGDIKKLNAAYKEKHSNFDQIEPPRKFKDLDPKRFVKAIDWMKFRQQVLVTYLEGLEDVFSSYTVEPLIFRSLYFKPGSLLPAFDLVPDDRSPFLGANVFPGGSYFDLAVKARFLKSEYGFAFATSFTSGAAAEDPDREETIAPIPANQRRFYLAASLASGFSGLNHYMFVDRDHWHGAPLHNDGTISEGYSVAREFNTAIMEVGLEEMESNEQVAVVGNRLYEWMKTITFKKMFPYVGRLLDDSASGFCRDLMRLKVNFGVRENRDWESLKSYKMVFIPSTEVMSRTDQEAVVDLVKSGVNVIICGLMPRYDETLRDCQILANHFRIKTSVDYGIGSAEHKGGSFPTHVYGSIRSTDDAKVRKLCKNGTKLVGVSSSRFKGTLFLFTFDFASGGNHAKLAYLESVLIGESITPQVYCSDPSVDIAFKLGEKKGLLFVVAPPAGELSDGIERSGKEVIIKADLKAAGYKSPRLKLTNLFDREESKPIRITTKELKDGIQLPVSFPDGYVFLIERR; via the coding sequence ATGTTAGGGGTCATCGGAAACAAATTCTCAATCGGAAAAGAAACCTACCATCCGTTCTCCGTGGAGATGCACTACTTCCGGATCGACAAGCGTTACTGGTCGATCTGCTTTGAGCGGATTAAGCGCGCCGGCTTTCGTATCATTTCCACTGCCGTGCCGTGGAATGTTCATCAGGATGAAAGCAAGCATTTCGATTTTTCCGGTGTCACTGATCCCTCAAAAGACTTGATCGTCTTTCTTGAGTTGGCTCGGGAGTTTGGCTTCAAAGTCATTTTGCGGCCCGGTCCAATTGTCAAAGGTCAGTTGGAAAACGGGGGGCTGCCGAAGTTTGTTTTCAGTGATCTGAGCACTTTTGCTCGGGATGCCGCCGGTCAGGAATGCAAGCTGCCCAATGACTGCGGTGTCGACGGCGGCTATCTTCCCAGCTATCTGCACAAGACCTATCAGTTCCACATCAAGAATTTTTTCAAGAACTTCATTGAAATCACCAAGAACTATGTGCATCCACGAGGACCTATCTTCATGGTCGAATTGGATTATGAGACCTCGTTTGGACAGTTATTGGAACCGGACTCGGCAGATTTCAATCCGGATGTGATAGCCGAGCACTATCCCGCCTTTTTGGAAGAGCTCTATGGTGATATCAAAAAGCTGAACGCTGCTTACAAAGAGAAACACTCCAATTTCGACCAGATAGAGCCACCACGAAAGTTCAAGGATTTGGACCCCAAACGGTTTGTCAAAGCGATTGACTGGATGAAGTTTCGGCAGCAAGTATTGGTGACCTATCTGGAGGGGTTAGAGGATGTATTCTCCTCCTACACAGTGGAACCGCTTATCTTTCGCTCGCTCTACTTCAAACCAGGCAGCCTGCTGCCCGCTTTCGATCTGGTGCCTGACGACCGCTCGCCGTTTCTTGGGGCCAATGTCTTTCCGGGCGGCAGCTACTTTGACCTGGCTGTCAAGGCGCGCTTCCTAAAGTCCGAATACGGATTCGCTTTTGCGACTTCGTTTACTTCCGGAGCGGCCGCTGAAGACCCGGACCGGGAGGAGACGATCGCACCAATACCGGCCAATCAGCGTCGCTTTTATCTGGCCGCCAGTTTGGCTTCCGGGTTCAGCGGGCTTAACCATTACATGTTTGTGGATCGTGATCATTGGCACGGGGCGCCGCTTCACAACGACGGTACTATCTCCGAGGGATACAGCGTGGCCCGGGAATTCAACACAGCCATCATGGAGGTTGGCCTTGAGGAGATGGAGTCCAATGAGCAGGTTGCGGTGGTGGGGAATCGGCTATATGAATGGATGAAGACAATCACCTTCAAGAAAATGTTCCCCTATGTCGGCCGATTGCTGGATGATTCGGCCTCCGGATTCTGTCGTGATCTCATGCGGTTGAAAGTGAACTTCGGTGTTCGCGAAAACCGTGACTGGGAATCGTTAAAGAGCTATAAAATGGTCTTCATACCCTCGACTGAAGTAATGTCCCGAACCGATCAGGAGGCTGTTGTAGACTTGGTGAAATCAGGCGTGAATGTTATCATTTGTGGTCTGATGCCCCGATACGACGAGACGCTCCGTGATTGTCAGATTCTGGCCAATCACTTCCGAATCAAGACCAGTGTCGACTATGGGATCGGCTCCGCCGAACACAAAGGCGGATCATTCCCGACCCATGTCTACGGTTCCATTCGTTCCACCGATGACGCCAAAGTTCGCAAGCTTTGCAAGAACGGCACCAAGCTGGTGGGTGTGTCATCATCGCGGTTCAAAGGCACTCTCTTCCTGTTCACTTTCGACTTCGCGTCGGGTGGAAACCATGCCAAGCTGGCTTATCTTGAATCGGTCCTTATCGGCGAGTCGATCACACCTCAGGTGTATTGCAGTGATCCGTCGGTTGATATCGCATTCAAACTGGGTGAGAAGAAGGGGCTTCTGTTCGTAGTCGCTCCGCCGGCCGGTGAGCTGTCCGATGGCATCGAACGAAGCGGTAAGGAAGTCATAATAAAAGCAGACCTAAAAGCGGCCGGATACAAATCCCCTCGACTGAAACTGACCAATCTGTTCGATCGCGAAGAAAGCAAACCGATCAGGATTACGACCAAAGAACTCAAAGATGGTATCCAACTTCCGGTCAGTTTTCCGGACGGGTACGTCTTCCTGATAGAAAGGCGGTAA
- a CDS encoding T9SS type A sorting domain-containing protein has protein sequence MISKVLLLVGASLLCTGIAMGQSGNITVDLVTGLQGSSADTLALGGEATFYIRVNNNTGFALDGITNGYRVYSDDGANWDTVKTASLGTITAAMFDGSSGLQMYPNDQAGQVNGSISDTVGFGGFRFFSAGLPAGFDDTAYTITIGPIGGGSIVNTTTICVDSAYYGSAGTWKWAAAGGNDFFPAWGGPYCYFVEPDPADVKVTDDNSLPTTFSLGQNYPNPFNPSSSIAFDLPIVTHVRLTVYNVLGQEVTTLVDEKLGQGSYEAEWNGRSSSGNHVSSGIYFYRLHTEQFTQTKKMVLLK, from the coding sequence ATGATATCGAAAGTACTCTTGCTGGTCGGAGCGTCACTGTTGTGCACAGGAATAGCGATGGGACAATCCGGCAACATCACCGTTGATCTTGTAACCGGACTGCAGGGGTCGTCAGCCGACACCCTGGCTCTCGGCGGTGAGGCGACGTTCTACATCAGAGTGAACAACAATACCGGCTTCGCTTTAGATGGAATCACCAACGGCTACAGAGTTTATTCAGACGACGGCGCCAATTGGGACACGGTGAAGACGGCTTCGCTGGGAACGATTACAGCGGCCATGTTCGACGGCAGTTCTGGATTGCAGATGTATCCAAATGACCAGGCCGGTCAGGTGAACGGAAGCATTTCCGACACCGTCGGCTTTGGTGGATTCAGGTTCTTCTCAGCTGGCTTGCCCGCGGGCTTCGATGACACCGCCTACACAATTACGATCGGTCCTATCGGGGGGGGATCTATTGTGAACACGACAACTATCTGTGTCGATTCCGCCTATTATGGATCGGCAGGCACATGGAAATGGGCGGCCGCCGGTGGCAATGACTTCTTCCCGGCCTGGGGCGGTCCTTATTGCTACTTTGTCGAGCCTGACCCGGCCGATGTTAAGGTGACCGACGATAACAGCCTCCCCACCACCTTTTCACTCGGACAAAATTATCCCAACCCGTTCAACCCGAGCAGCAGTATTGCATTCGATCTCCCAATCGTTACTCATGTGCGGCTGACCGTATACAATGTGTTGGGGCAAGAAGTCACCACGTTGGTCGACGAGAAACTCGGACAAGGAAGTTATGAGGCAGAGTGGAACGGTCGTTCATCCTCCGGCAACCATGTCTCCTCGGGCATCTACTTCTATCGCCTACATACCGAACAGTTCACACAGACCAAGAAAATGGTTTTGCTGAAGTAG
- a CDS encoding T9SS type A sorting domain-containing protein, with amino-acid sequence MKSVSLPLLLLLLMLCSSGAAADFAISLDSVVGLYDPNTLNTDQQITFYIRLTNDGAYAMKGITNGLHVYSPNGATWDTTVGDNDLGTIGSNEFDLLWTINRFGLTGSGADTLGFGGIRGASGTGLPAGFDDTAYTITIGPILAQDHGKTVCLDSAFYPPSGPWLWAGGTVDSVLVGDRLPAWDGPHCFTVLDSNGTQRLVPTPGVVKFTTQEGVQPVNQSLEIDAFDTGNPLSISVANNQAWLQVDPQAGGTTPISLTISADITGLSAGHYFDTITVTAAGVANSPLEVPCIVTVQPLISSTPFWGFLSYAKDGNQAPPETLIVTATDGVSAIPFAVTTDSAWLMVTPTSGTTPETLIVQSDGRNLAVGMAHADSVVLTPTGGSYSPLRQQYMVHIIDLVTAVKDVSGDNRPTTFALGQNYPNPFNPNTQIAFELPSRSQVSLVVYNVLGRQVATLVNEQLSQGSYVAEWNGLTSSGAPVSSGVYFYRLHTDSFTQTKKMVLLK; translated from the coding sequence ATGAAATCTGTTTCTTTGCCTCTTTTGCTACTGCTTCTGATGCTCTGTTCGTCCGGTGCGGCCGCCGACTTCGCTATCTCACTTGACAGCGTGGTGGGCTTGTATGACCCCAATACTCTTAATACCGATCAGCAGATAACCTTCTATATTCGCTTGACCAATGACGGTGCGTATGCCATGAAAGGTATCACCAACGGTCTTCACGTCTATTCTCCAAACGGCGCCACCTGGGATACGACGGTAGGTGACAATGATCTCGGAACTATCGGCTCAAACGAATTCGATCTGCTTTGGACGATTAATAGGTTCGGGCTTACCGGCTCCGGAGCAGACACCCTGGGTTTTGGTGGGATTCGTGGTGCCTCAGGTACCGGCCTGCCGGCAGGATTCGATGATACCGCCTACACCATCACCATAGGGCCGATACTTGCTCAGGACCACGGTAAGACTGTCTGCCTGGACTCAGCGTTCTACCCACCCTCCGGACCATGGCTGTGGGCGGGGGGAACTGTCGACAGCGTTTTGGTGGGTGATCGTCTGCCCGCCTGGGATGGACCTCATTGTTTTACAGTTTTGGATTCCAACGGGACACAGCGTTTGGTCCCAACTCCGGGCGTGGTGAAGTTTACAACGCAAGAAGGGGTCCAACCGGTCAACCAGTCGCTCGAAATTGATGCCTTCGATACCGGCAACCCGCTTAGCATCTCGGTGGCCAATAACCAGGCCTGGCTTCAGGTTGATCCGCAGGCTGGCGGTACGACACCGATCTCACTAACCATCTCAGCCGATATCACCGGGCTGTCGGCCGGTCACTATTTCGACACGATAACAGTAACGGCCGCGGGGGTGGCCAATTCGCCCCTGGAGGTTCCGTGTATTGTGACGGTGCAGCCGTTGATTTCATCAACTCCGTTTTGGGGGTTTCTCTCCTACGCCAAAGACGGCAACCAGGCCCCACCGGAGACATTGATCGTAACCGCGACCGATGGTGTGAGCGCCATACCCTTCGCGGTCACCACCGATTCGGCTTGGCTGATGGTCACGCCGACTTCGGGGACTACTCCGGAGACACTGATTGTACAATCCGACGGTCGTAACCTTGCGGTCGGTATGGCGCACGCCGACAGTGTCGTTTTGACGCCCACCGGTGGAAGTTACTCGCCGTTAAGACAGCAGTACATGGTCCATATCATTGACCTGGTCACAGCCGTCAAGGATGTTTCAGGTGACAACCGCCCCACCACCTTCGCCCTCGGTCAGAACTATCCCAATCCATTCAACCCGAACACTCAGATAGCTTTCGAGTTGCCCTCAAGATCGCAGGTTAGTCTGGTTGTTTACAATGTTCTCGGTCGGCAAGTGGCCACCTTGGTCAACGAACAGTTATCGCAGGGCAGCTATGTGGCCGAGTGGAACGGCCTCACTTCAAGCGGTGCCCCGGTGTCCTCCGGAGTCTACTTTTATCGCCTCCACACCGACAGCTTCACTCAGACCAAGAAGATGGTGCTGCTGAAATAA
- the ggt gene encoding gamma-glutamyltransferase, whose product MIEAPLAWAKRHRGSAGSIAAALLYLQLCGCAGVGLTRHFEQGIVVTAAPIATEIGLDQLKAGGNAFDAAVAVGFALAVVHPEAGNIGGGGFALIRSGSDSTIKALDFREKAPLAATDTMYLDANNAVRPDASTLGALAAGVPGTVAGLYELWKEHGSLPWEQLVTPAAKLADTGFVVDDYLAGSLAEYSAALAGFDSTARQFLPGGRTPTAGQRLSQPNLAATLYTIAAEGPDGFYKGQVADRIVATMQEHGGLIDHSDLENYLVRWRPPVKFRFDSLEVYSMPPPSSGGICMGQILSNLESYSFASWSPASPEYIHLFTEASRLAFADRSEHLGDPDFWEVPSKLLSQQYLSHRASLIDADQATPSKQVTPGASESDQTTHFNVCDSSGNMVAITYTLNAPYGCKLVVEGAGFLLNNEMDDFSIKPGHPNIYGLVGGEANKIEPGKRMLSSMTPTLVMLNERPFMALGSPGGSKIITVVAQAIVNFTRFHLTLNETVAQPRFHHQWLPDVLYLEQGSFDINVIQGLIVRGHNVKERKPYSDLQIVHITQDGVMAGASDPRGGGSVSGF is encoded by the coding sequence ATGATCGAGGCACCACTTGCCTGGGCCAAGCGTCATAGAGGTTCCGCCGGCTCAATTGCAGCCGCCCTACTCTACTTGCAGTTGTGTGGATGTGCGGGCGTTGGACTAACACGCCACTTCGAGCAGGGGATTGTCGTCACTGCGGCGCCCATAGCCACTGAAATCGGTCTGGACCAGTTGAAGGCGGGGGGGAACGCATTCGATGCGGCCGTGGCGGTTGGTTTCGCCCTGGCCGTGGTACATCCCGAAGCAGGCAATATTGGCGGGGGCGGATTCGCCTTGATTCGAAGTGGCTCAGACAGCACAATAAAAGCGCTGGACTTTCGCGAAAAAGCTCCTCTGGCTGCAACCGATACGATGTATCTCGACGCAAACAATGCGGTACGGCCTGATGCATCTACGCTCGGGGCTTTGGCCGCGGGCGTGCCCGGCACGGTGGCCGGGCTGTACGAACTCTGGAAAGAGCATGGATCGCTGCCGTGGGAGCAGTTGGTTACGCCGGCAGCCAAACTGGCCGACACCGGTTTCGTAGTAGACGACTACCTGGCCGGTTCATTGGCTGAGTACTCGGCCGCGCTGGCCGGTTTTGATTCCACGGCCAGGCAATTCCTGCCGGGCGGACGTACCCCGACGGCGGGACAACGGCTAAGCCAACCTAATCTGGCCGCTACTTTGTACACCATTGCAGCCGAGGGTCCGGATGGGTTCTATAAAGGCCAGGTCGCCGACCGGATCGTCGCAACCATGCAGGAACATGGCGGCCTGATCGACCATTCTGATTTGGAAAACTACTTGGTCCGATGGCGCCCTCCGGTCAAGTTCCGCTTTGACTCGCTGGAGGTTTATTCCATGCCGCCGCCCAGTTCCGGCGGAATCTGCATGGGGCAGATTCTGTCAAATCTGGAGTCCTATAGTTTTGCGTCCTGGTCGCCGGCCTCACCCGAGTACATCCACCTCTTCACCGAAGCATCCAGGCTGGCCTTTGCCGACCGCAGCGAACATCTTGGCGACCCTGACTTCTGGGAGGTGCCATCAAAACTGTTGAGCCAGCAATACCTCAGTCATCGTGCCTCGCTCATTGATGCCGATCAAGCCACACCGTCAAAGCAAGTAACACCCGGCGCCTCCGAGTCGGACCAGACCACGCATTTCAACGTTTGTGACAGCTCGGGCAACATGGTGGCCATCACTTACACGCTCAACGCCCCCTACGGCTGCAAGCTGGTTGTAGAGGGAGCCGGGTTCCTGCTAAACAACGAGATGGACGACTTCTCCATCAAGCCGGGTCATCCAAACATCTATGGCCTGGTCGGCGGCGAGGCCAACAAAATCGAGCCCGGCAAACGGATGTTGTCGTCAATGACGCCTACCCTGGTCATGCTCAATGAACGACCGTTCATGGCCCTGGGGTCTCCGGGCGGATCGAAAATAATCACCGTGGTTGCTCAGGCTATCGTGAACTTCACCCGGTTTCACCTGACACTAAACGAAACTGTCGCTCAACCACGTTTCCATCACCAGTGGTTACCGGACGTACTCTACCTCGAACAAGGTTCCTTCGATATCAATGTCATCCAGGGCTTGATCGTGCGTGGGCACAATGTCAAGGAGCGAAAGCCGTATAGCGATTTACAGATCGTGCATATTACCCAGGATGGCGTGATGGCCGGGGCCTCAGATCCCAGGGGTGGCGGAAGCGTCTCAGGTTTCTAA
- a CDS encoding S8 family serine peptidase — protein MTNRWTKVLFGPLLLTAALWAMPTDGHSVISQSGNTPKPYIIEGKVTVVFEEGVDLSRLNKGFGRVSFALGSLDPILDQFSVTEAHEIFPGSKPREINSGLPDYTRFYELSFPEETPVREVVDALLQNPNVRTAEPVWAMPLAVTPDDPQFNSQWHMTSLNVNVRAAWDREAGSDSIIVADVDSGVNYNHSDLRDNIWVNPGEDIDGDGVPYDIDDLNGIDDDGNGTVDDLIGYDFLTGIGSAAAYEDNHTPDPDPQDRNGHGTHVGGIMAEVTNNGVNGSGMAGGWLGGNRAYRGVRIMCLRVGATGSDGNGYVNSNNCGTALQYAARNGAKIANASWGSSGTTTMNAAMQLCDSAGMTVTHAAGNDNIDQPDYMDYDPFGFEVLSVASVESNDCKTGFSNFGYWVDISGYGSAILSTASNSNAAPIMATYWGTSMASPHVAGLAALIRSQMPSLTKYQVDSIIINTAHDVYAGSCNSSYIAKLGSGRIDAEAAMAGLACALFTSDVDQGEAPLTVNFSDQSPYSPTSWDWSFGTGDISSDQNPTYVYNDPGVYDVSLIVDDTSSLGPGEEHLTNYIWVTADTVDIADVVAPAGFQAVLPVYMHNTAQIKEIQFSFYMENTLGVTFDSISTEGLRTAYFESITNNSLVTNKKYGFLLKTDDPASGGSNYLQPDTGAILNIFFNVPPSATGGEVMAVDSITASGKRPRYEALWGELVPVFSAGSIEIQGCIRGDVDCSGGDINIADLVYLVDFMFNAGPAPDPYFVGNIDGLLLIDIADLVYMVDFMFNSGPPPPP, from the coding sequence ATGACAAACAGATGGACAAAGGTGCTCTTTGGTCCGCTTCTTCTGACAGCGGCGCTGTGGGCTATGCCGACTGATGGACATAGCGTGATAAGCCAGAGCGGGAATACCCCCAAACCCTACATAATCGAGGGTAAGGTGACGGTTGTCTTCGAAGAAGGCGTCGACCTCTCTCGGCTCAACAAGGGTTTCGGTCGAGTGAGTTTTGCTCTGGGCAGTCTCGATCCGATTCTGGATCAGTTTTCGGTCACCGAAGCCCATGAGATTTTCCCCGGCTCCAAGCCGCGAGAGATAAACTCAGGCTTGCCGGATTACACCCGGTTTTATGAGTTATCCTTTCCGGAGGAGACACCTGTCCGCGAAGTTGTGGATGCCTTGCTGCAAAACCCGAATGTTAGAACGGCCGAGCCGGTCTGGGCCATGCCGTTGGCAGTCACACCCGACGATCCGCAATTCAACAGTCAATGGCACATGACCTCGCTGAACGTCAATGTCCGGGCCGCCTGGGACCGGGAGGCCGGCTCTGATTCTATTATCGTGGCCGATGTCGATTCCGGCGTTAACTATAACCACTCGGACCTCAGAGACAACATCTGGGTCAACCCGGGTGAGGATATCGACGGCGACGGCGTACCTTACGATATCGATGATCTCAACGGTATCGACGACGACGGCAATGGTACCGTCGACGATCTGATCGGCTACGACTTTCTCACCGGTATCGGCAGTGCCGCAGCCTACGAAGATAATCACACGCCGGACCCCGACCCACAAGATCGTAATGGTCACGGCACCCATGTCGGCGGCATCATGGCCGAAGTCACCAACAACGGCGTTAACGGCTCAGGCATGGCCGGTGGCTGGTTGGGCGGTAACCGCGCCTATCGCGGCGTGCGCATTATGTGCCTCCGGGTCGGCGCCACCGGCTCCGACGGTAACGGTTACGTTAACTCCAACAACTGCGGCACCGCCCTCCAGTATGCTGCGCGCAACGGCGCCAAGATTGCAAACGCCAGTTGGGGTTCCTCCGGTACCACTACTATGAACGCAGCCATGCAGCTCTGCGATTCGGCCGGTATGACGGTGACTCACGCCGCCGGCAACGACAACATCGATCAGCCCGACTATATGGATTACGATCCTTTCGGTTTCGAGGTGTTGTCGGTAGCTTCAGTCGAAAGCAACGACTGCAAAACCGGCTTCTCCAACTTTGGTTACTGGGTTGATATCTCAGGTTACGGCTCAGCCATCCTTTCCACTGCGTCCAACAGCAATGCCGCACCCATTATGGCCACTTACTGGGGTACGTCGATGGCTTCACCTCATGTTGCGGGTCTGGCTGCCTTGATACGCTCCCAGATGCCCAGCCTGACCAAGTACCAGGTGGACTCGATAATTATCAACACCGCCCACGACGTATATGCCGGATCATGCAACTCAAGCTACATAGCCAAGCTCGGCTCCGGACGAATCGACGCCGAAGCAGCCATGGCCGGACTGGCCTGCGCCCTGTTTACCTCCGATGTGGATCAAGGCGAAGCGCCGCTGACCGTCAATTTCAGCGATCAGTCGCCGTACTCACCTACCTCATGGGATTGGAGCTTCGGCACCGGTGATATATCTTCGGATCAAAACCCCACATACGTTTACAACGACCCGGGTGTTTACGATGTCTCTCTGATCGTCGACGACACCAGCTCCCTTGGACCGGGTGAGGAACACTTGACCAATTACATCTGGGTCACGGCCGATACCGTCGACATTGCCGATGTGGTGGCCCCAGCCGGCTTCCAGGCGGTTCTACCGGTCTACATGCACAATACCGCCCAGATCAAGGAAATCCAGTTCAGTTTCTACATGGAAAACACGCTGGGTGTTACTTTCGACAGTATTTCGACGGAAGGTCTTCGCACCGCATATTTTGAGAGCATCACCAACAACTCGCTGGTGACAAACAAAAAATACGGTTTCCTTTTGAAGACAGATGATCCGGCCAGCGGTGGCTCCAACTACCTACAGCCCGATACCGGAGCCATCCTTAACATCTTTTTCAACGTGCCTCCCAGCGCTACGGGCGGCGAGGTAATGGCTGTGGACTCGATAACCGCCTCCGGCAAGCGGCCGCGCTATGAAGCCCTCTGGGGCGAGTTGGTTCCGGTTTTCAGCGCCGGTTCTATCGAAATCCAAGGCTGCATTCGCGGAGATGTAGACTGCTCCGGCGGCGACATCAACATCGCCGATCTGGTTTACCTGGTGGATTTCATGTTTAACGCCGGCCCAGCCCCCGATCCGTATTTTGTGGGGAACATCGACGGCCTGCTGTTGATCGACATCGCCGATTTGGTCTATATGGTCGACTTTATGTTCAACAGTGGCCCCCCGCCACCTCCGTGA